One part of the Saprospiraceae bacterium genome encodes these proteins:
- a CDS encoding tyrosine-type recombinase/integrase, with the protein MIILLYSTGMRVSEITNLKLIDIDSKLMRINCEWKRKKTDLYPYHH; encoded by the coding sequence TTGATCATTCTTTTATACAGTACAGGAATGCGTGTGAGTGAAATTACCAACCTTAAACTTATCGATATAGACAGTAAGCTCATGCGGATAAATTGTGAATGGAAAAGGAAAAAGACAGATTTGTACCCTTATCACCATTAG
- a CDS encoding transposase zinc-binding domain-containing protein, whose translation MSSTNLRVAGLHNNYHLYKCNNNDCMKLKYQYHSCRNRHCPACGSMQRTVG comes from the coding sequence ATGTCCTCAACCAACTTAAGAGTTGCAGGACTGCACAACAACTACCACTTGTATAAATGCAACAATAACGACTGCATGAAATTAAAATACCAGTACCACAGTTGCCGAAACCGCCACTGCCCTGCTTGTGGTTCGATGCAAAGAACAGTGGGTTGA
- a CDS encoding transposase has translation MGLQQVIEYLGRYTHKVAITNNRIKKSILILIL, from the coding sequence GTGGGCCTCCAACAAGTCATCGAATATCTCGGAAGGTATACACATAAGGTAGCCATCACTAACAATAGAATCAAAAAATCGATATTAATTCTGATACTGTAA